A single genomic interval of Eurosta solidaginis isolate ZX-2024a chromosome 3, ASM4086904v1, whole genome shotgun sequence harbors:
- the LOC137244463 gene encoding uncharacterized protein, producing MSAENSFNFDDWIVEDSQPENAPPTIKKRRFFEKKSPQAEQQQAQQVMHNSYIHHMQFDQPQQQQLIQPQTHQPFIPCYQPQLSEGNRTQPQAQHSTPTHQTPEFNDEFLRTLREIARNQIELKNQMQVLQTTQTSIMETVASVINGVSAITKNQIAIVQNLEAHDQNSANKSEMLAQNALLRECKVVAEHIQRSVCLMTGEIRDSALDEIASLLPLQSLEVLFEVEEKLSNADFVQNMITYIHRIKGASTEVDCVLRHIFADSLLDGFNWDGRGGVKRALGNLTLVDPVLRGVFEKGALHFEKDVRAALTKSHHRTTQQKYVQKKK from the exons atGAGTGCAGAAAATTCTTTTAATTTTGATGATTGGATTGTGGAAGACAGCCAACCTGAAAATG CACCACCGACCATTAAGAAacgaagattttttgaaaagaaaTCACCACAGGCAGAGCAACAACAAGCACAACAAGTTATGCATAATTCATACATTCACCATATGCAATTTGATCAACCACAGCAACAGCAATTAATTCAACCACAAACACATCAACCATTTATACCATGCTATCAACCGCAGCTATCCGAGGGCAACCGTACCCAACCACAGGCACAGCATTCAACTCCGACACACCAAACACCAGAATTCAATGATG aATTTTTACGCACACTAAGGGAAATTGCTCGAAATCAAATTGAACTAAAAAACCAAATGCAGGTGTTACAGACCACA CAAACAAGTATTATGGAAACAGTTGCATCTGTAATAAATGGCGTAAGCGCCATCACAAAAAATCAGATTGCCATTGTGCAAAATTTGGAGGCACACGATCAAAAT tcagCGAATAAGTCGGAAATGTTGGCGCAAAATGCGCTGCTGCGTGAGTGCAAAGTAGTTGCAGAGCATATTCAGAGGTCGGTGTGCCTCATGACGGGAGAAATCCGAGATAGCGCGTTGGACGAGATTGCGAGTCTCCTACCTCTGCAATCCCTTGAAGTGCTCTTTGAGGTGGAGGAAAAATTGAGCAATGCCGATTTCGTGCAAAACATG ATTACATACATCCACAGAATAAAAGGAGCCTCGACAGAGGTGGACTGTGTCTTGAGACACATTTTCGCAGACTCGCTTTTGGACGGGTTCAATTGGGATGGCAGGGGAGGGGTCAAAAGAGCACTGGGTAACCTAACATTGGTTGATCCAGTGTTAAGAG GCGTTTTTGAAAAAGGTGCCTTGCATTTCGAAAAAGACGTCAGGGCAGCGTTAACGAAGAGCCACCACCGAACAACACAacaaaaatatgttcaaaaaaaaaaataa